The following are encoded in a window of Kitasatospora fiedleri genomic DNA:
- a CDS encoding Uma2 family endonuclease, with amino-acid sequence MLAAQVLGLGLGAADARAADTGHPPHHPGRALGTAVRPGSDDGGPLDGPVDEAVGAAGTVGAVGAAGAVDALDPVGTASGAGGTLPLGAVGARPVQGLGDTLGHHLGTGELPLPGHHADAFSLAAGLLSGVPRSPAPRTAPAPPAPAPRTAATPTGAPPPTPPRPPSRPSAPPPTPPPPPPPRPRPPPPPPSPAPRPPAPPRRSAPRPRTRAPHPRPRRPHRRPHPPRRRGHRRRPPPHRGRPAAHRRRHVQAPRPPGRRPLNPDAHPGPWTVADLLARPEDTRHRVELLGGCLLLSPRESVPHQRAAGRLAALLSAAAPARFEVLTAVNVLVPDGLLIPDLVIADAAAAGAGATLPADDVVVAVEIASPSTRVIDRRTEPGLYAAAGIPHYWRLDLDPLPGLHLGRLDRDGGYLDRTVRPGESTALTDPFPLDLDPAALRR; translated from the coding sequence ATGCTCGCCGCCCAGGTGCTGGGCCTCGGCCTCGGGGCGGCCGACGCCCGCGCCGCCGACACCGGGCACCCGCCGCACCACCCCGGCCGCGCCCTCGGCACCGCCGTCCGCCCCGGCTCGGACGATGGCGGACCGCTCGACGGGCCGGTCGACGAGGCGGTCGGTGCCGCCGGTACGGTCGGTGCCGTCGGCGCGGCCGGTGCCGTGGACGCCCTCGACCCGGTCGGCACCGCGAGCGGCGCGGGCGGTACGCTCCCCCTCGGCGCGGTCGGCGCCCGGCCGGTCCAGGGCCTCGGCGACACCCTCGGCCACCACCTCGGCACCGGCGAACTCCCGCTCCCCGGCCACCACGCCGACGCCTTCTCGCTCGCCGCCGGCCTGCTCTCCGGCGTCCCCCGCAGCCCCGCCCCGAGAACGGCCCCCGCGCCTCCCGCTCCGGCCCCGCGAACGGCCGCGACCCCGACGGGAGCACCGCCCCCGACGCCCCCGCGCCCACCGTCCCGGCCCAGCGCACCTCCGCCGACACCCCCGCCACCACCACCGCCGCGGCCCCGGCCACCGCCGCCCCCACCGAGCCCCGCACCCCGGCCCCCCGCCCCGCCCCGCCGCTCGGCACCCCGGCCCCGCACCCGCGCCCCCCACCCCCGACCGCGTCGCCCTCACCGCCGCCCCCACCCGCCCCGCCGGCGAGGGCACCGTCGCCGTCCTCCTCCCCATCGCGGCCGGCCTGCTGCTCACCGCCGCCGCCATGTACAAGCACCGCGGCCTCCCGGGCGGCGGCCACTGAACCCGGACGCCCACCCCGGCCCCTGGACCGTCGCCGACCTGCTCGCCCGGCCCGAGGACACCCGCCACCGCGTCGAACTCCTGGGCGGCTGCCTGCTGCTGAGCCCCCGCGAATCCGTCCCCCACCAGCGGGCCGCCGGCCGCCTCGCCGCCCTGCTGAGCGCCGCCGCGCCCGCCCGGTTCGAGGTGCTGACGGCCGTCAACGTGCTCGTCCCCGACGGCCTGTTGATCCCCGACCTGGTGATCGCCGACGCGGCCGCCGCCGGGGCGGGGGCCACCCTGCCCGCCGACGACGTGGTGGTCGCCGTCGAGATCGCCTCGCCGTCCACCAGGGTCATCGACCGCCGCACCGAGCCCGGCCTGTACGCCGCCGCCGGCATCCCGCACTACTGGCGGCTCGACCTCGACCCGCTGCCCGGCCTCCACCTCGGCCGGCTCGACCGGGACGGCGGCTACCTCGACCGCACCGTCCGGCCCGGCGAATCCACCGCCCTCACCGACCCGTTCCCGCTCGACCTCGATCCGGCCGCGCTGCGCCGCTGA
- a CDS encoding tetratricopeptide repeat protein, with protein MAATRTGGPRPVPVPNQAMRELRGALSPGEFATLVRRAAREIGEHVSCDARYVGRVESGEIRCPNYAYERVFRHLWPEKSLAELGFAPRTAVRRRAPATEPSVPAHPPDAPLRSDEENDDVLRRTFLNGGPTALAAVLGLDQAPPSAAAPLPAAPPRAERRRIGAAEVEGVEQAVRDIRLLDDAHGADTLFELAGQSLRSAYVLLNDGEYNAATERRLQGGAGELAISVGWLAHDSNRLTDARSFYSEALATARMARDPHLEAHVFSNSAFLARDAGRPREALRAAQAGQAAADGLGSDRLLSLLALREAGGWALLGDRSACERALARAYALFDRGGRPDDPEWMSFFGEAELAGQEAQCWSALGEWDRASVRAERAIGLQEPHFVRNRVLYTAELAHDRLGRGDLAGAAEHGAAAVALLDRVRSARVRGMLARTADRLRGHAAVPEVRDFLDGYDAAAA; from the coding sequence ATGGCAGCCACGCGAACCGGCGGGCCCCGTCCGGTGCCCGTCCCCAACCAGGCGATGCGCGAGCTGCGCGGCGCCCTCTCGCCGGGGGAGTTCGCCACCCTGGTCCGCCGGGCCGCCCGGGAGATCGGCGAGCACGTGTCCTGCGACGCGCGCTACGTCGGACGGGTCGAGTCCGGCGAGATCCGCTGCCCCAACTACGCGTACGAGCGGGTGTTCCGGCACTTGTGGCCGGAGAAGTCGCTGGCGGAGCTCGGGTTCGCCCCGCGCACGGCGGTCCGCCGCCGGGCGCCGGCCACCGAACCGTCCGTCCCGGCGCACCCGCCGGACGCCCCGCTCCGGTCTGACGAGGAGAACGACGACGTGCTTCGCCGTACGTTCCTGAACGGCGGTCCCACCGCCCTGGCGGCCGTGCTCGGCCTGGACCAGGCCCCGCCCTCCGCCGCCGCCCCGCTGCCCGCGGCCCCGCCCCGGGCGGAGCGCCGCCGGATCGGCGCGGCCGAGGTGGAGGGCGTCGAGCAGGCGGTCCGCGACATCCGGCTGCTGGACGACGCGCACGGCGCGGACACCCTGTTCGAGCTGGCCGGGCAGTCGCTGCGCAGCGCCTACGTGCTGCTCAACGACGGCGAGTACAACGCCGCGACCGAGCGCCGGTTGCAGGGCGGGGCGGGCGAACTCGCCATCTCGGTGGGCTGGTTGGCCCACGACTCGAACCGGCTGACGGACGCCAGGTCGTTCTACTCGGAGGCGCTGGCCACCGCCCGGATGGCCCGCGACCCGCACCTGGAGGCGCACGTGTTCAGCAACAGCGCCTTCCTGGCCCGGGACGCCGGACGCCCCCGGGAGGCGCTGCGGGCCGCCCAGGCCGGGCAGGCCGCGGCGGACGGGCTGGGCTCGGACCGGCTGCTGTCGCTGCTGGCGCTGCGCGAGGCGGGCGGTTGGGCGCTGCTCGGCGACCGGTCGGCCTGCGAGCGGGCGCTGGCCCGGGCGTACGCGCTGTTCGACCGGGGCGGGCGGCCGGACGACCCGGAGTGGATGTCCTTCTTCGGCGAGGCCGAACTGGCCGGGCAGGAGGCGCAGTGCTGGTCGGCGCTGGGCGAGTGGGACCGGGCCAGCGTCCGGGCCGAGCGGGCGATCGGCCTCCAGGAGCCGCACTTCGTGCGCAACCGGGTGCTGTACACCGCCGAGTTGGCGCACGACCGGCTGGGCCGGGGCGACCTGGCGGGCGCGGCCGAGCACGGCGCGGCGGCGGTGGCGCTGCTCGACCGGGTCCGGTCCGCGCGGGTCCGCGGCATGCTGGCGCGGACCGCGGACCGGTTGCGCGGCCACGCCGCCGTGCCGGAGGTCCGGGACTTCCTGGACGGCTACGACGCGGCGGCGGCCTGA
- a CDS encoding histidine phosphatase family protein has product MPARIVLVRHGETSWSATGRHTGRTDVPLTDEGRAMARALGERLARAPWNGLPDATVYTSPLSRARETAELAGFGDRATVRPELLEWDYGQYEGRTGTEIRETDQPGWLIWRDGVPGGETLAQVSGRVDGFLAELNAEHGTPDPDTTTMHCADRDVVLFAHGHLLRILAARWLGLPAEYAQRLKLGTAALCVLSWEYGLPAVEIWNDHSHLERLGH; this is encoded by the coding sequence ATGCCCGCCCGCATCGTGCTGGTCCGCCACGGCGAGACCTCCTGGTCGGCCACCGGCCGCCACACCGGCCGCACCGACGTCCCGCTCACCGACGAGGGCCGCGCCATGGCCCGCGCCCTCGGCGAACGACTCGCCCGCGCCCCGTGGAACGGCCTGCCCGACGCGACCGTCTACACCAGCCCGCTCTCCCGGGCCCGGGAGACCGCCGAACTCGCCGGCTTCGGCGACCGCGCCACCGTCCGCCCCGAACTCCTGGAGTGGGACTACGGGCAGTACGAGGGCCGCACCGGCACCGAGATCCGCGAGACCGACCAGCCCGGCTGGCTGATCTGGCGCGACGGCGTGCCCGGCGGCGAGACGCTGGCCCAGGTCTCCGGCCGGGTCGACGGCTTCCTCGCCGAACTCAACGCGGAGCACGGCACGCCCGACCCCGACACCACCACGATGCACTGCGCGGACCGCGACGTCGTCCTGTTCGCCCACGGCCACCTGCTGCGCATCCTGGCCGCCCGCTGGCTCGGCCTGCCCGCCGAGTACGCCCAGCGCCTCAAGCTCGGCACCGCCGCGCTCTGCGTGCTGTCCTGGGAGTACGGGCTGCCCGCCGTCGAGATCTGGAACGACCACAGCCACCTGGAGCGGCTGGGGCACTGA
- a CDS encoding spermidine synthase, with the protein MGRPRTTPAVPGRAHSQGPLTAAVASGTAELRPDRDRPHAWQLLLDGAPQSLVDLADPGHLGFAYQRRIGHLIDLAAPARQPLTALHLGGGALTLARYTAATRPRSRQQVAEIDTGLTELVRAELPLDRGWQIKVRGGDARAVLERTPDDSTDLVIADVFAGARVPAHCATVEFARHAARALTGGGHYAANITDGGPLAFARAQAATLAAVFPELCLIADPAVLRGKRFGNLVLLAAHTPLPLAELTRRLATDPAQARLLHGRDLTDFTAGTAPATDGTAVPSPAPPPRAFD; encoded by the coding sequence ATGGGCCGTCCACGCACCACCCCCGCCGTCCCCGGCCGCGCGCACAGCCAGGGCCCGCTCACCGCGGCCGTCGCCTCCGGCACCGCCGAGCTCCGCCCCGACCGCGACCGGCCGCACGCCTGGCAGCTGCTCCTCGACGGCGCGCCGCAGTCCCTGGTCGACCTCGCCGACCCCGGCCACCTCGGCTTCGCCTACCAGCGCCGGATCGGCCACCTGATCGACCTGGCCGCCCCCGCCCGGCAGCCGCTCACCGCCCTGCACCTCGGCGGCGGCGCGCTCACCCTGGCCCGCTACACCGCCGCCACCCGGCCGCGCTCCCGCCAGCAGGTCGCCGAGATCGACACCGGGCTCACCGAGCTGGTCCGCGCCGAACTGCCGCTCGACCGGGGCTGGCAGATCAAGGTCCGCGGCGGCGACGCCCGCGCCGTCCTGGAACGCACCCCCGACGACTCCACCGACCTGGTCATCGCCGACGTCTTCGCCGGCGCCCGGGTCCCCGCGCACTGCGCCACCGTCGAGTTCGCCCGCCACGCCGCCCGCGCCCTCACCGGCGGCGGCCACTACGCCGCCAACATCACCGACGGCGGCCCGCTCGCCTTCGCCCGCGCCCAGGCCGCCACCCTGGCGGCCGTCTTCCCCGAACTCTGCCTGATCGCCGACCCCGCCGTCCTGCGCGGCAAGCGCTTCGGCAACCTCGTCCTGCTGGCCGCCCACACCCCCCTCCCGCTCGCCGAACTCACCCGCCGCCTGGCCACCGACCCCGCCCAGGCCCGCCTGCTGCACGGCCGCGACCTCACCGACTTCACGGCCGGCACCGCCCCGGCCACCGACGGCACCGCCGTCCCGTCCCCGGCCCCGCCGCCGAGGGCCTTCGACTGA